A portion of the Gossypium arboreum isolate Shixiya-1 chromosome 8, ASM2569848v2, whole genome shotgun sequence genome contains these proteins:
- the LOC128296615 gene encoding uncharacterized protein LOC128296615 — protein MELPFGEFDLILRMDWLVKHQATLDCATKRMVLRTTEDKEVVVIGECWNYLSNVISALRTEKLVRKGCKPHLAYISDTEVKSSTIEELRTVKEFPDVFPKELPGLPPSREVEFGIELLPGCYRRFVEGFSVIPALLTKLLRKGVPFEWMDKKQESFGKLKKVLTEALVLIQLEPRKEFTVYSDASHVGLGCTLMQEGKVVAYASRQLKTHEEPTYTLRFWKKLHEAILLQENRNDGELSPLRLFGTRLNFSTTFHPQTDKQSERVIQVLEDMLRGCVIEFRGSWEDFLPLAEFAYNNIYQEKLVADTVDKVKLIRDRLKEASDRQKSYADLKRREIEYAVGDLVFLKVSPWKKVLGFGWKGKLSPRFIGPYRVVRQIDPVTYQLELPPELSKIYDVFRVSMLR, from the exons atggagctgccgtTTGGTGAGTTTGATTTAATATTGCGTATGGATTGGCTGGTGAAACACCAAGCCACTTTGGATTGCGCTAcaaagcgaatggtgttaagaacaaCAGAGGATAAGGAGGTGGTGGTGATTGGTGAATGCTGGAACTATCTGTCGAATGTGATTTCGGCATTAAGGACTGAGAAGTTGGTACGAAAGGGATGCAAACCCCATTTGGCTTATATTAGCGATACGGAGGTTAAGAGCTCTACTATTGAGGAGTTGAGAACGGTTAAGGAATTTCCTGATGTTTTTCCCAAGGAGCTGCCGGGATTGCCGCCCagcagagaagtagaatttggaatcgagttgttACCTG GGTGTTACAGGCGGTTTGTTGAGGGTTTTTCAGTAATTCCTGCACTGTTAACTAAGTTGTTgaggaagggagtaccgtttgaATGGATGGACAAGAagcaagagagttttggaaaGCTTAAGAAGGTCTTAACTGAGGCCCTTGTGTTGATTCAGCTAGAGCCTAGAAAAGAGTTtacggtttatagtgatgcgtcgcatgtgggcttGGGCTGCacgttgatgcaagaaggaaaggttgTTGCTTATGCGTCACGacaacttaagactcacgag GAACCCACGTACActttacgattttggaagaagctgcatgagGCGATCCTGCTACAGGAAAACAGGAACGACGGAGAGCTTTCCCCCCTCCGACTCTTTggtactaggttgaacttcagtacgacattccaccctcaaactgatAAACAGTCCGAAAGGGTGATCCAagttctggaagacatgttgagaggatGTGTAATTGAGTTCCGAGGTAGCTGGGAAGACTTTTTGCCGTTAGCCGAATTCGCGTacaataatatttatcaagaAA AGTTAGTAGCAGATACTGTGGATAAGGTAAAATTGATTCGGGATCGGTTGAAGGAGGCCTCGGATAGGCAGAAGTCGTATGCTGACCTTAAGCGTCGAGAGATAGAGTATGCCgtgggggacttagtttttcttaaggtctctccgTGGAAGAAGGTGTTAGGGTTTGGATGGAAGgggaagctaagcccaaggttcattgggccatatcgggTTGTGAGGCAGATTGACCCAGTCACTTACCAGTTGGAATTACCTCCTGAACTAAGCAAGATCTACGACGTGTTTCGTGTTTCCATGCTGAGATAG